The genomic region AAATGTTGAAAACTCTTCTAGTGGTGGATTACTCTCACGACTTACAGGACAATCGACTGCTGATGATCTTGACACAGCAAGCACAACAAATCGAGTTACGTCGCTCGTTCGAAAAGCCGCTCTTGGTCGGTTAACACTGCCAGCCGAACTTGACGGCACCGAACGGGCACTTCTTGTCGTTGCTGGACCACCACAATATCTAAATCGAAAAGGGATCGAGCGTGGGCGAAAATGGGTTGAGGGACAAACAGATAGTATGGAGGTCCGAGGCGGAGACTATCCGCTCATGGATTCAGGTAAAGTTGCGTCCGTGATTCTGCTTTCAGGTGTTTATAAGATTGACCGAATTAATGAGCTTCAGCAAATTGCGAATGAAGCCAAAGAAAACATTGATTCGATTCGAAATGAAAGCGAGGAAAATCTTAATGAACTTGTCAATGACGATGAAGATGAGCTTGAATCATTATTTTGAGGGACTCCCGCATGTTGGATAGCCTCAGTAACTACAGTAAATACATTGCTACTGTGGTTGGTATTCTCTTTGTTGTATTCTGTGCTGTTACTGCAATCGTGACACCCACAAGTGCGGTTGCTGTCGACACAGCCGATATGGTACGCGATGAACGCGTTGGGACACAGCACACAGTTTCTGTGACGCTTACAGATCTGTATGAAGAGCCACCACTCGAGTCATGGACACTCACAGGATCAACAGCGCTCGTCGATGTAACATGGACGATTATCCAATATGACCAGACTGGTGCACAGATTGACCAGCAATCATATGATGGTCAGCGACTTACTGGGACGCGTATCGCAGCAGTAGATGGAACCAATCGAGTCAGTGTCAGAGTTGCTGGAACAATTCCTCGTATTGAGTCATTCTCATATGATCCAAAACAATCATTCCGAGTGGTTTCGCTGACACAAACACGAACCGGTGGATCATCAAGCGTTATTGACATTTGGACAGCAACACACAGCACAGAGCAGAGTGCATCAGCACGCGAAGAGCTTACTACAGCACGCGAAACCGTCTCAACTGTCGATTCAGACCGAGCCAAACAAACAATCCAGAATGCAATTGATGCGTACAATGGTGGGGAGTTTGCACTTGCAACCCGACTCGCATCAGAAGCAGAGGAAGCGGCGAAACAAGCCCAACAATCGAATCAAATGTTTCAATACGTGCTATATGCTCTTTCTGGAATTGTCGTCATCGGGGGTGCGAGTGGGATTGTGTATTGGCGTCGGCAACAACGGACAGAGGATAAATTATAATAAATGATAATTATTGGAGATAACACTCGATGCAGTCAAGATAATTTAATTTTTGAGAACGATACGGTATTTCCATCAGCATGAGTTGTAGTGAGTACTGATGCACGTCATTGTTCCATATACAGATGTTTCACCGAAGACACGGCTTGACTCGATACTCACAGCATCTGAACGAACTGCATTTGCACAGGCAATGCTGTATGATGTTATTTCCACACTACAGAGTAATGGGCATACTGTTGAGCTTCTTATACCGACAGAGACGGTGATGCAAGCAAGAGAGCAACGAGATCAAGCAGATCAACGAGATCAAGAGACAATCATAGATTCGACCGGGGTGAGTACTGAAGCGGTATCAACATCTACGTCGACTCATGCGGATACAACAGAACACAATGCTGCAAGTGATAATTACGTGTCACAGTCGCCGACACATACACTGAGTGTTACCCCTGAGGCTATTATGAGAATTCTTAGAGACGATGATGATCCTGATAACGAGACGAGTACTCAAGAGAGAGATGGCGATAAGGAATATATTGATATTACAGTTGATACCGCGCAAAATCAAATACAATCCAATCAGATTGTTGTAACGGCTGATGATCGAGCGCTGACGCCTGCGGTCAATAGCTGTCTAAATCGGTTATCTGATACAGAGACTCCATTCAGTGAACTTGCAGTGGTGATGGCTGATCTTGCGCTTATCACACCCACAGCAATCGAACGGCTATTCGCTCGAGAGGGAGATATTGTGCTTGCCCCTGGCCGTGGCGGGGGGACAAACGCGATTGTTGTCAGACATCCAGCGTTCAGGGTCGATTATCACGGCACATCATATCGAGACCACTACCAAGCAGCGACTGACGCGTCTCTTTCAGTCGGTGTTGTTGATTCAATGCGCTTGGGAACTGATATCGATGAACCCACAGACCTTCCAGAAGTGCTACTTCACAACAATGGGATGTCTTCTGTATGGCTCCAATCAGCCGGGATTGAGCTCAATCTTGATGATAATACGGGACGTGTCGGTATCACACGTGAACGTAAGAATGAAGATGTTGATTGAACTGTATTCTTGATATTTCGTAGTCTTATTTTTGTTATCTGAACTCACAAAGGCATTAATTACCAGTCGCAAGGATGTCACCTGGGTAAACCGTATGAACTGTGTAGTCACAGAAGCATATGAGAAGATTTCCATTATTTTTGCAGTTGAAGCAGATTAAAGCGGTGCGGAAATACTATTCATATCCTTCACATAGTATGTATTACCCGAAGTATTGATATCTCAGAGACTGATTCCTGTTGGGAGTCATTAATCGCCGTCCCCGTACTCATAATATATACAGTATGTTTGAAACTCGCCCAGATTGTGATGAGGTTGTTCTTCTCGGTCGGTCAAACGTTGGTAAATCAACATTAATGCGTGAACTAACTGGTCACACTGGATTCACAACCGGGAGAAAACCTGGCGTGACACGATCACCAAATCATTATGATTGGGCTTCTGAATCGTTCATGTTCACCGACCTTCCTGGATTTGGGTTCATGTCCGGAGTCGAAAGTAGTCAGCGCGAGCAGATCAAGACCGATATCGTCCGGTATATCGAATCAAACGCCGAATCAATCCTTGCTGCGGTTCTTGTCATTGATGGAAAAAGTGCTGTTGAGATCATCGACCGACATTCCGGACCTGATGAGATTCCCCATGACATCGAGTTGTTTAGTTTTCTCTGGGAACTTGATCTACCGACTGTGGTTGCGGTAAATAAGATCGACAAGGTTGAGAATAAAGATAATCAACTTGATGATCTCTGTGATCGCCTTGGCTTATACCCACCATGGCAACAATGGCAAGATACAATTGCTCCAATCAGCGCAAAGCGGGGGTCAATCGAACCGCTTGAAGAAGCACTTCAAGCAATATTCAGCGATCAACGACGTGATGATCTCTTAAAATTTGTTACGTAATAATGACGCTTTCTTCATGGAACTGATTGCCATCCCATCGCCATGACCCAAGATGGTGAGTGTGGTCAGTGTCTGTTGATATTGGGTGGTAGTGAGTGTCCTTGGTTGACTGTCGATCAGTGTCGGTCTCATCATTCGTATCGGTATTAGTATTATATGTATACCAGTTTGCTCCCACCGGGCAGGAATCTACTGACATTGGCTTGACCGGTGCAGTATCACTGGGATATTTATTCATGCTGTGTCCGTATTCACGCTGAGCATCATCATAACAACAGATTGCATATGAATGCCCACTCCACGTCGCCTGCGCACTATCAGTCTCACTTGGGGTTAATGGACCGTCTGGATGACTATGATAGAATCCAATTACCTCCCGACCGGTGTCATGAATCATATCAAAGATTGTCATAAGTTCCTCAGGGTCAATTTCATACCGCGTACGCGGCGTTTCAGCAGCATTTGTCGCTGGGTATACAGCCGTGACTACGCTTTCAGAGTCATGATATATCCCAGAGAGGACACCGCAAATCTCAGTGGTGTGTGAGTATGATTGCGCGAGAATTGTATTATAACATTCCGATGGGATTTCAATCATAACGTATCAACGGTGACTTCGCCAGGAAACTAGTTATTCATATTGCATACGTATATCAAGCATCAGTCATCTATATAGCATGTTAGCATCAGATGTTTGCGTGACTCACGATATATGAAGTCAAAAAACGACTTCGACATTTTGACAAGGGTGGTTTAATTCTATATTGGCGCCAGGTTGTCTTTTTATCAATATGGGATGAGATATGCTATTTTATTTTTAATTCAACGGACGGCGATTTGACCTGCGATCAACTTTCTTGAACGAGTTCGTATTCCCATGCATCATATCCACCAGCCATACTCTGAATTCTTGCATCGTGAGGGACATCCTCATAACTTTGAATCAGACGTGCTGCTTGAATCGATGATTGTCCAATCGGACATGCAACGACGATGTGCTGACTCCACTCGATTTCCTCGATGCGATGTGGCAACTTATCTAAAGGAATATTAATTGCCTCAGGGAGGTGTCCTTGCTCAAACTGCACTTGTGAGCGAATATCGATGATCTGCAGTCGCTCAGCAGCATGACTGTTATTCTCCAGTTGGTGTTTGACTGTCTCAGGATCAATCTCAGACACCATTGAAACTCACTCCGTTTCGGGTTGTCACTTGTATATATAATTCATATTGCAGTAAAAATGTTCGGAGACCCCCAGATGCGACGGCACGTATCACGGTCTGAAAGCCATATTGTATTGTGTCTGTATCGTACATAAAGATACGTCTCAATGAGTTCGGATGGTGGCTCAGATAAAATACCACATCACAAGGGGCTCAGTGGGGGTAACTGTCATCATGGCCACCATCGATAGATTACACTTGATAAATAAGAATCCACGTTTCTCTCCTAGCTATTTATATACTATCCAATTGATAGACGCGAGAAAATATACGTAGATAACAACTGTCCGATAGACTAGTTTGTGCTCATGATCTCATCATCCATCGAAACCGGATACGCTAGCCAACACCTACTTGTTTTTCACTGAGCGATACCCTTGTCATTGTATGGAATTGTTTGCAGTTAGTAATCTTCCAGAGGTGAATCAGGGCGATGACCTCGCAGCGTTGATTACTGAACAGGTTGATCTCAGATCAGACGATATTATTTGTGTTGCTTCAACGATTGTTTCAAAAGCTGAGGGACGGACTGCGAATCTCGACCGTTTTTCACCGGGTCCACGTGCTAGAGAACTCACAACGGCGCTTGATTCAGACATAGATCCGCGATTCACCCAGGCTGTTCTTGAAGAGAGTGTTGAAGTTATTCTTGAATCACCATTCCTCCTTACTGAGACACGGTTTGGTCACATCGGAGTCAACGCAGGGATTGATCGGTCAAACGTTCCTGACGCAGACTTATTATTACTGCCGAAATCGCCGACAGAGAGTGCTCAGCGTCTTCATGAGGGATTACCAGCTAATCGGATTATCGTTACCGATACATGCGGGCGACCGTTTCGTCATGGACAGCGCGGTGTTGCACTCGGGTGGGCAGGGCTTCCACCAGCTCGTGATTGGCGCGGGGAAACAGACCGAGACGGTCGTGAGCTGAGTGCAACCGTCGAGAACGTCGTTGACGAGCTTGCTGCTGCGTCAAATCTTCTCACAGGCGAGGGTGATGATGGAACACCTGTCGTTGTTATTCGTGACTTCGAGTGGGGCGATCATGGAAGTAGTGATGCTCACTTTCGAGATGTCGATACAGACTTTGTGCGCCAGGCTGTCCGGGGGTGGTCATATGCGTGATATCGCTCCGGACCGACCGACACTTGGTGTCGAATTAACACCTGAGGTCCCTATTCCAACGGTCGTTGATCGTGGAGTGATAGCCGAGGACGCTGGATATGATGGAGCATTTATTTCCTGTCATTATAACAATCGGGATCCATTCGCAGCGTTAGCGCGGCTAGCTGGACAAACGGACACGCTTCATATTGGTCCGGGTGTTGCAAATCCATACGAACTTCATCCTGTTACGTTAGCATCGAAAACAGCAACAGTCGCTGAACTAACCAATGGGCGTGCACTCTTTGGGATTGGTCCTGGCGACCCTTCAACATTACAAAACCTTGGTTTGACAGATGAGCGTGGTCTGCGGTCAGTTCTTGAGGCATTCAAATCAGCCGAAGATCTCTGGGCAGGCGAACGTATCACACACGAGGGGACATTTGAAGCGAACGATGCTGGATTGAATTTCTCTGTTCCTGGTGAAATCCCGGTCTATATTGGTGGTGAGGGTCCGCATATGTGTCGAATGTCTGGAAAACATGCTGATGGATTGTTATTCAATGGATCGCATCCTGCCGATCTTGCGTGGGCAAGCGACCGGGTCGCTGAGGGCATTGAGGATCGACCATCAGAATACGATGAGTTCGAGTTATTAGCATACGCCAGCGTCAGTGTCGCAGATGATGCAGAAGCGGCTCGTGAGGCTGCCCGCCCACCGGTTGCGTATATTACTGCTGGGGCTGCTCCGCCCGTGCTTGACCGACATAATATTGATGCATCGCTTGCTAAATCGATTGGTAAAAAGATTGGTGCAGGTGACTTCTCAGAGGCATTTGAGGCTGTGACACCTAAGATGATTGACGCATTCTGTATCGCTGGTGACCTAACAGCAGTAACCGACCAGATAGCAGATGTACTTGAACAGACAGATGGAATTATTATCGGGTCACCGATTGGTCCAACGCCGGAACAGGCAATTGAATTGGCTGCAACTGCGTTTGAGCAGGCTCATTGATATCCTTCCTGCGAGGGGTGAGCCCTGATCTTCTGCAAAAGATAACACAATACAATCGGTATTCACTCTCTATCGGGCTTTGCCCATGTTATCACTCGATCGCGCGTCTGGATCCGCTGATGTCTCCTCACGAGCGCTCGCTCCCCATCCAGTCAGCAAATTGAGTGCCGACCCAGCGGCGAGAAGACCGAAATAGCCAACAGCAACGGTTGTCAATGCGGAACCGACAAGGAATAAAATGGCAGTAAGCGGATCAACTCCAAGGAAGACGTCAGTAATGAATGTAATAATCAGGGTGATGATACTGGTAAAGAGTTCAACGATAAAGTCAATAACCGTAACCATATCCATGCTGTGTTTTCAGACTACTTGTGTGTTGATATCACCTGTTCATTATTGCACGTATACAACAAAGCTACACACATCTTCTTATATGCAAGATAAATACACACCCGTTCATTGAAAAATGGCTTCCAAATCAGTGCAAACAGATATACCATATTCTCTCAGATAATCATGTAGTGACACGGGATCGTTCTCTTGATGAATTCATTGATGCAGGAGTGGCTGATGATGTCTCTGATAGTGACAATGATGCAAACACCGAGATTGGTTCCGATTCGAATTCCGAGCCTAACGATACAGGTGATGAGACAACACCGACAGATGATACGCGTACTGAAGATCATACCACAACTGACTCGACAGCAACTGCTGTTGCGACGTCGGCTGATACTACTACTACTGAGTCTGAGACACGAGATGATATCTCTCCAGCTGTGGCAACGCTTCGATGTGATCCAAATGGGATTTCATGCCCTCAGTGTGGGGACGTTGTCACACAACGCTGGCGGGCACAACAGCAAGGCAAAAACGACACCACATATATTTGTGGAGATTGCAAGAACTGGTAAGTAACTGCGAATTCATCTCATAATTTGTATAATCAATCTGGAGAGTATTTTCCAGCTCGTGACTCAGCAGACAAAACGGTCCCAGACAATTGGGTTACTCAATGTAGGACAATATAATTCCATTAGTCTCTTCGAGTATTACGGCGTCCAAATGCACGGACGAGATCCATCTCATCAACGGTGAGCACTACTGGACGTCCGTGTGGACAGGCATATGGATTTTCACATGCCCCAAGTTGGTTCAGAAGCTCATCAGCCGCAGGCGAGTCTAATATCTCACCGGCACGGAGTGATTGGTGACAGGCAAGTTCGGCGAGTGTGTCAGTTCGTTCATGAGCTACTGAGGGCGTGTCATCATTTTGCAGTGCGTCAATTGCATCACGAATACTCACGGGAGCTGCTGGCTGTCCAAGCGGCGCCGGAACCGAATGCACATTGATTGCTTTGTGTGTATTCTGAGCATCATCACGTTTCGTATACTCATAGCCGTATGTCATAAGCTGGTCTGTGATGCAATCCAGTGTCGAATACTGTCCTGGCGTAAGTGAAACGGTAACCGGTGGGTCAATCGTGACAGTCGGAAGCGTCTCATCAACAGTTGCACAGAGTCGCTCATATGTTATCCGCTCATGAGCAGCGTGTTGGTCGACAATAAGAAGCGTATCATCAAGGGAACATAGAAGATATAATTCCTGAAATTGCCCAAGAACATCCGCGTCCGCGACAGCAGCCGAAGAGGTCTGATCAGCATCAGTGAGTGCTTCAAGCGATACATCGAGTTCTGTCGAGAGAGTGTCTATCTGGCGCTGATCAACTGTTGATAACGCGTCACTAACACTTGTCTCAATCATATCTGCAATCAAATCAGCGGTTTGAATTCGCACCGTCTGTTTTCGTGGATGGACATTGTGATCGGTCAGTGACCCTGGAAGTGAAACTGTCACTGCCGCGATTGGATGTTGCCCACCTGGGAGGAGGTCACTATAGCCATTCATAATCGCCGTAATAAGCGTCTCATTATTGACTGGTCGTCCGTCAATCGCTATCGAGACCGCATTGCGGTTTGCACGTGTGACTGTTGGATGAACAAGCACGCCATTGATTTCAATCGTGGCAGTCTGCGTGATTTGACTGGATTTAGTGTCTATATCAATGGTCTGTGTAGATTCAATGGTTGTACTTTGTGCTGCTATCTCACGATCATACACGCCAAGCAATGCAGACGTGTATCCATCTCCAGATGTAGAGAGGACGTCGTTTCCATCATGCTGGAGCGATATCGCAGTCATAGGGTGCAATAATGCATAGTGCGAGACGAGTTTACTAATCCGCGCGAATTCTGCTTGCGATGAGGCAAGCGCTTCTTGTCTGGCTGGAACTGCTTCAAACAGATTATCAACGGTAATAGTTGTTCCACATGCCCGTCCAGTTGGTTCAACACTCTCAGCGGTCGGACCATTTGTCTTGATCATTGTCCCACATGGACCTCCATTATTTGTTTCAATTTCAAGAGTGCCCACAGTTGCGATACTTGCAAGGGCTTCACCGCGAAATCCAAGTGTCTCAACTGGTGGAATAATACCGTCTTGTGTTGTTGGTGTGATTTCACCGGCTGCCTGTTTTGTTGCGTTGATCTTACTCGTTGTATGTCGCTGCACTGCAAGGATAGCATCCTGCTTTGACATTCCCTGACCGTTATCACGAACAACGAGTTGATCGGTCCCATCGCCAGTTACTGATATATCAATTCGGTCTGCGCCGGCGTCGAGTGCATTTTCGATCAACTCGGCAACAACGTCTGCTGGTCGAGTAATGACTTCCGCTGCGGCGACTGCTGCAATCATTTCATCATCGAGACGGCAGATGGTTGTCTTACTGCTCTCTGTGTCCCCTTGATTACTCATCTAGTCGTCTCTGTAAATTCTCGAGCATATTCAGCGCTTCGAGCGGTGTCATCCGAGCAATATCAATATCGCGTAGCGATTTGAGCACATCTATGTTTGCTGATGCATCGGATTGATTAATACCTGCGTCTGTGTTTGTATCTGCGCCTCTAGGACTTCTGGCAATCTCGTCATCATCCGAGGCTTGATTTTGCTGATTGTCGTGGTCCACAGAAACCATCTCAGCATGAGTTAGGTCATCATGATGATGTGTGCCCTGCTCAGATATCTCGGTGTAATTTTCACCCTCGGTATGGATATATCGTTGTGCCTGTTCAACGACTGGAGTAGGAACACCAGCAAGTTTGGCAACTTCAACACCGTATGAGGAGTCGGCTGCTCCTGACGTAACCCGGTGAAGAAATGTTACTGAGGCATCATTGTCGGGGTGCGTCTCACGATGGACTTTAAAATGTAAATTGAATGCTGATGGAAGCGATCCTGTCACAGTTGTTAGATCATGATAGTGTGTTGTAAATAGTGTCCGAGCACCGATTTCATTATGAATGAACTCTACCGTTGCGCGTGCAATCGCACGTCCATCCGTTGTTGAAGTTCCGCGCCCCACCTCATCAAGGAGAATAAGCGATGATTCAGTTGCATTATGCAGTATGTCCGTCATCTCAGACATTTCTCGCATAAACGTTGACTCACCGCCAGAAATATCATCAGATGCCCCTATTCGTGTAAATATCCGATCGAGAACTGGAATTTGAGCGGCATCTGCAGGAACGAATGACCCTGCTTGTGCAAGAATACAGATATGTGCTATCTGTCGCATATATGTTGATTTACCACTCATATTTGGTCCGGTAATCATCGCGATATGACCTTTTTCGAAGGTAATTCCATTTGGCACGAACTCTGCTTGTGTCTGCTCAACAACGGGATGACGACCTGCCTCAATGTCAAGTGTATCTGCGGTTATTTCTGGGCGGACATATGCATGTGATATCGCAATAGTCGCGAATGAAACGAGCGCATCGAGACGTCCGATTGCGTCTGCTACTGCTTGCAACCGACTTGTTTCTGCTGCGACCTCTGCGCGAATATCACAGAACAGTTCATATTCAAGTTTATCTGCTCGGTTTGATGCGGCGATAATCTCATCTTCACGGCGTTTTAATGCGGGTGTATAGAACCGCTCAGCGTTTTTCAGTGTTTGTCGACGAGTATATTCATTAGGGACGTGGTCGAGATTTGGATTTGTGACCTCAATATAGTATCCATGTACCTCTGTATACCCAACTTCTAGTGAATCAATCCCAGTTCGCTCACGTTCGCGGGTCTCAAGCTCACTTACCCACTCACGTCCAGCCTCCTCTCTTTCCCGTATATCATCAAGATCGTCATTAAATCCCTTAGCAATAACATCACCATCAGTCACTGTTTGTGGTGGGTCCGAGCAGACTGCTGTATCGATGAGTGTCCGGATATCGTCAAGCGAATCAAGCTCAGCCTGTAACTGTTCGAGTGTTTCAGCCGGCAGCTCTGTCTCTGTGAGTACCTCTATGAGTGCTGATTTAATCTCTGGAATGCTGTCAAGGCTCTGCAACAGTGACCGCATGTCACGCGCATCCGCTTGCTCACGCGCAGTCCGAGCGGTGAGACGTTCGAGATCATATATGTGTGACAATTTTTCTGTAAGTGTCTCAACAACAAGCGGATTCTCAGCAAGTGCAGCAACAGCATCATGACGTGTCTTGATTGCTTCATGATCTGCGAGTGGTCGTCGAAGCCACGATTCAAGCGTCCGGCGGCCAAGCGCTGATGACGTTTCATCGATGGTCTCAATGAGTGTCTCACCATACGGTTGCCGGGAGTCAAAAAGCTCTAGACTTTGTATTGCGGTCGCATCAACTCGGAGAGCAGTATCTGTTTTATATCGTCTAATTCGTGAGACGTACTCAAGTGGTCCACAGTCACCTTGTGTATACTCAGCGTAATCGAGAACTGCCCCGACTGCTCGCCGCTCAGCAGATGAAAGGAATGCTGTTGGTTCATCAACATACGCTTCGAGTGTCTGAGTCGCTGCTGCAAGCTCAAACGCCCCCGAGTTATGTGTTGTCTGCATCGTCTCAAAAGGAAGCGATGAAGACTCAATCGTTTTCGTGTCAACTTCAGGACCAATAAGTAACTCCGCTGGTCTGAGTCGGCTTAACTCTTCATAGATTTGATCATGTTCAACGCTAGTTACACGGCACGCACCTGTCGAGACATCGACTGTTGCGATTGCTCCAGTCATCTCCGAGGCGTCACCATCTGAGTCGGTTATACTCACAGCGCCAAGGTACGTTGCCGCTGCATCGGTAAGGAGGTCACCATTGGTGACAGTGCCCGGTGTAATGATATTTGTTACTGCCCGATCAACAAGTCCACTTGTCGCCTCAGCCTCTTCAACTTGCTCAGCGATAGCGACTCGAAAGTCAGCCGATAATAACGCTTCAATATATGATGTAGCATTATCGATAGGGACACCCGCCATCCGATAGGTCCCTGTTGAGTCCTCACGCTGTGTTAGAGTTACCTCACACACTTGAGCGACTGTTGTTGCGGCCTCACAGAATGCCTCATAGAAGTCACCAACCTGAAATAATACAAGAGCATCTGGGTGAGCCTCACAGCAATCAAGATACTGTGACAGCATTGGTGTTAATTCTGTCCGTCGTGTGAGCATCTTCTCTGGCGGTCCCTCAGGTTGTGGCTCGAGATCAGTGCCAGCGTCGACGTCAGTATCGGTGCCTGTTGTCATCCTCACTGAGCATATATTATATCGATCTTAATTCCGACAATACAGATCCGGATCAGCATGTGGTCGCATAACCACCTTGATTGGTTTTGTGTTATTTACTCTTGATATTCTCATGACTCTAAAGAGATGGGATTTGTCTGAGGAGTAATTACGATTTGATCTTGACAACGGTGCATGTATACTGTGATTTCTCCATTTTTGATTACCACTTCATCTTTTACTCGGAGAATAATTCTCCAGTAGAATTAGGTGTATACGGTCGATATATGTATGTGTCGACGTATCAAACCATATCGCACTTGACCGATACATCTGTCTCG from Haloquadratum walsbyi C23 harbors:
- the mutL gene encoding DNA mismatch repair endonuclease MutL, yielding MSNQGDTESSKTTICRLDDEMIAAVAAAEVITRPADVVAELIENALDAGADRIDISVTGDGTDQLVVRDNGQGMSKQDAILAVQRHTTSKINATKQAAGEITPTTQDGIIPPVETLGFRGEALASIATVGTLEIETNNGGPCGTMIKTNGPTAESVEPTGRACGTTITVDNLFEAVPARQEALASSQAEFARISKLVSHYALLHPMTAISLQHDGNDVLSTSGDGYTSALLGVYDREIAAQSTTIESTQTIDIDTKSSQITQTATIEINGVLVHPTVTRANRNAVSIAIDGRPVNNETLITAIMNGYSDLLPGGQHPIAAVTVSLPGSLTDHNVHPRKQTVRIQTADLIADMIETSVSDALSTVDQRQIDTLSTELDVSLEALTDADQTSSAAVADADVLGQFQELYLLCSLDDTLLIVDQHAAHERITYERLCATVDETLPTVTIDPPVTVSLTPGQYSTLDCITDQLMTYGYEYTKRDDAQNTHKAINVHSVPAPLGQPAAPVSIRDAIDALQNDDTPSVAHERTDTLAELACHQSLRAGEILDSPAADELLNQLGACENPYACPHGRPVVLTVDEMDLVRAFGRRNTRRD
- a CDS encoding coenzyme F420-0:L-glutamate ligase; amino-acid sequence: MELFAVSNLPEVNQGDDLAALITEQVDLRSDDIICVASTIVSKAEGRTANLDRFSPGPRARELTTALDSDIDPRFTQAVLEESVEVILESPFLLTETRFGHIGVNAGIDRSNVPDADLLLLPKSPTESAQRLHEGLPANRIIVTDTCGRPFRHGQRGVALGWAGLPPARDWRGETDRDGRELSATVENVVDELAAASNLLTGEGDDGTPVVVIRDFEWGDHGSSDAHFRDVDTDFVRQAVRGWSYA
- a CDS encoding 5,10-methylenetetrahydromethanopterin reductase, whose amino-acid sequence is MRDIAPDRPTLGVELTPEVPIPTVVDRGVIAEDAGYDGAFISCHYNNRDPFAALARLAGQTDTLHIGPGVANPYELHPVTLASKTATVAELTNGRALFGIGPGDPSTLQNLGLTDERGLRSVLEAFKSAEDLWAGERITHEGTFEANDAGLNFSVPGEIPVYIGGEGPHMCRMSGKHADGLLFNGSHPADLAWASDRVAEGIEDRPSEYDEFELLAYASVSVADDAEAAREAARPPVAYITAGAAPPVLDRHNIDASLAKSIGKKIGAGDFSEAFEAVTPKMIDAFCIAGDLTAVTDQIADVLEQTDGIIIGSPIGPTPEQAIELAATAFEQAH
- the cofC gene encoding 2-phospho-L-lactate guanylyltransferase gives rise to the protein MHVIVPYTDVSPKTRLDSILTASERTAFAQAMLYDVISTLQSNGHTVELLIPTETVMQAREQRDQADQRDQETIIDSTGVSTEAVSTSTSTHADTTEHNAASDNYVSQSPTHTLSVTPEAIMRILRDDDDPDNETSTQERDGDKEYIDITVDTAQNQIQSNQIVVTADDRALTPAVNSCLNRLSDTETPFSELAVVMADLALITPTAIERLFAREGDIVLAPGRGGGTNAIVVRHPAFRVDYHGTSYRDHYQAATDASLSVGVVDSMRLGTDIDEPTDLPEVLLHNNGMSSVWLQSAGIELNLDDNTGRVGITRERKNEDVD
- the engB gene encoding GTP-binding protein EngB, with the translated sequence MFETRPDCDEVVLLGRSNVGKSTLMRELTGHTGFTTGRKPGVTRSPNHYDWASESFMFTDLPGFGFMSGVESSQREQIKTDIVRYIESNAESILAAVLVIDGKSAVEIIDRHSGPDEIPHDIELFSFLWELDLPTVVAVNKIDKVENKDNQLDDLCDRLGLYPPWQQWQDTIAPISAKRGSIEPLEEALQAIFSDQRRDDLLKFVT
- a CDS encoding DUF7573 domain-containing protein, whose protein sequence is MTRDRSLDEFIDAGVADDVSDSDNDANTEIGSDSNSEPNDTGDETTPTDDTRTEDHTTTDSTATAVATSADTTTTESETRDDISPAVATLRCDPNGISCPQCGDVVTQRWRAQQQGKNDTTYICGDCKNW
- a CDS encoding rhodanese-like domain-containing protein, translating into MVSEIDPETVKHQLENNSHAAERLQIIDIRSQVQFEQGHLPEAINIPLDKLPHRIEEIEWSQHIVVACPIGQSSIQAARLIQSYEDVPHDARIQSMAGGYDAWEYELVQES
- a CDS encoding M67 family metallopeptidase, with amino-acid sequence MIEIPSECYNTILAQSYSHTTEICGVLSGIYHDSESVVTAVYPATNAAETPRTRYEIDPEELMTIFDMIHDTGREVIGFYHSHPDGPLTPSETDSAQATWSGHSYAICCYDDAQREYGHSMNKYPSDTAPVKPMSVDSCPVGANWYTYNTNTDTNDETDTDRQSTKDTHYHPISTDTDHTHHLGSWRWDGNQFHEESVIIT